From Sulfuracidifex tepidarius, one genomic window encodes:
- a CDS encoding urease subunit alpha — protein sequence MDPVIGIIKADVGIKDGLIVGIGHAGNPFTMDGVTMVVGGGTEVLSGEGLIATLGFIDSHVHWIAPQQTYDAISAGFTTIVGEGTGPAEGTKATTATPGKWNIEMMLKALDQMPINVGLTGKGVSSRPELERQIESGVLGFKVHEDWGAMPRVIDETLTVADEYDVQVTIHTDTSNESGYYEDTVSAIGGRTIHAYHVEGAGGGHAPDIIRIVGELNVLPSSTNPTKPFTVHIYKEHLEMLMAVHHLNPKIPEDVAYAESRIRDETMAAEDYLHDLGAISMMSSDSQAMGRVGESGIRTFQLAHKMKTLNLNAMDDNQRVLRYLAKVTVNPAITHGISSYVGSLEPGKIADIVLWDPRFFAVRPYMVIKGGAVAWALMGETNASVGLPGIDV from the coding sequence ATGGATCCTGTGATCGGAATTATTAAGGCAGACGTGGGAATCAAGGACGGTTTAATAGTTGGAATTGGACATGCAGGAAATCCATTCACTATGGATGGAGTAACTATGGTAGTTGGAGGAGGAACAGAGGTGCTATCTGGAGAAGGTTTGATTGCCACGCTGGGCTTCATAGACTCTCACGTTCACTGGATAGCCCCGCAACAGACCTACGATGCTATATCCGCTGGGTTCACAACTATAGTAGGTGAAGGAACCGGTCCAGCCGAGGGAACTAAGGCTACCACAGCAACGCCGGGAAAATGGAACATTGAAATGATGTTGAAGGCATTGGATCAGATGCCAATAAACGTGGGTTTGACTGGGAAAGGTGTCTCTTCAAGACCTGAGCTGGAGAGACAGATTGAGTCTGGTGTCCTTGGCTTCAAGGTTCATGAGGATTGGGGAGCCATGCCCAGGGTGATAGATGAGACCCTCACGGTTGCCGACGAATATGACGTTCAAGTCACAATACATACCGACACGTCAAACGAGAGCGGCTACTACGAGGACACTGTGAGTGCCATAGGAGGTAGGACAATTCACGCGTATCATGTAGAGGGTGCAGGCGGAGGTCATGCGCCTGATATAATAAGAATTGTTGGAGAACTTAACGTTCTTCCTTCCTCTACTAATCCTACCAAACCTTTCACGGTTCACATTTATAAGGAACACCTCGAAATGTTAATGGCTGTGCATCACCTTAACCCAAAGATTCCCGAGGACGTTGCCTACGCCGAGTCGAGGATAAGGGACGAGACAATGGCTGCAGAAGATTATCTTCACGATCTAGGAGCAATCAGTATGATGAGCTCTGACTCCCAGGCCATGGGGAGAGTTGGAGAGAGTGGAATAAGGACGTTTCAACTAGCTCATAAAATGAAAACGTTGAACCTTAACGCGATGGATGATAATCAGAGAGTCCTGAGATATTTAGCTAAGGTTACAGTGAACCCAGCCATAACCCACGGCATATCCTCATACGTGGGTTCCCTCGAGCCAGGGAAGATAGCCGATATAGTACTTTGGGACCCAAGATTCTTCGCCGTTAGACCTTACATGGTGATAAAGGGAGGTGCAGTTGCATGGGCACTCATGGGAGAAACCAACGCCTCGGTGGGGCTACCGGGTATAGATGTGTAA
- a CDS encoding urease subunit gamma has product MFLSQREIEKLLLSWAAELARRRKAKGIKLNYPEAVALISDFIIESAREGKRMDEIISESQNLLSEEDVMPEVPDMIDILQVEATFPDGTKLVTVRNPIKGKGKERVKLGDDDIEVQEQGEVEITVRNTGDKPIQVGSHYHFFEVNKALFFDREKALGMRLDIPSGTSVRFEPGEEKKVKLTRIKGKTRIVGLNGLTEGSPDHNKGEVMRRARERGFA; this is encoded by the coding sequence ATGTTCCTATCACAACGTGAGATAGAAAAACTCCTTCTCTCCTGGGCTGCTGAATTAGCCAGGAGAAGGAAAGCTAAGGGAATTAAGTTGAATTATCCAGAGGCAGTAGCGTTAATCAGCGACTTTATCATAGAATCAGCAAGAGAAGGGAAGAGAATGGATGAAATAATATCAGAATCACAAAACCTCCTCAGCGAAGAAGACGTAATGCCTGAGGTACCAGACATGATAGATATTCTGCAAGTAGAGGCAACGTTCCCAGATGGAACTAAGTTGGTTACAGTGAGGAACCCAATTAAGGGTAAAGGTAAAGAGAGAGTGAAGTTAGGAGACGATGACATTGAGGTTCAGGAACAAGGTGAAGTGGAGATAACCGTGAGAAACACGGGAGATAAACCAATTCAAGTGGGTTCTCATTATCATTTCTTCGAGGTTAATAAAGCCCTCTTCTTTGATAGGGAGAAAGCTCTAGGCATGAGGCTCGACATTCCCTCGGGAACATCAGTGAGGTTTGAGCCGGGGGAAGAGAAAAAGGTGAAACTTACTAGAATTAAAGGTAAGACGAGGATAGTAGGATTGAACGGATTAACTGAGGGATCCCCTGATCATAACAAGGGAGAAGTTATGAGGAGAGCTAGAGAGAGGGGATTTGCGTGA
- the merA gene encoding mercury(II) reductase yields MKLVILGYGAAGFAAMIKANELGVKPVLIGSGPLGGTCVNVGCVPSKTLLHEGEIAKQCGKNADFSKSMEIKNNIVEEMRKKKYEDVLSSYDVELVEGKAHFISPKAVKVGDKVVEGDKFIIATGSSPSIPDIPGLREVGFWTNVEALSSRKVNSLIVVGGRALGVEFAQMYARMGIDVALLQRSPVLLPDWEPEVSIEARNILEDDGVVVATNVRVKEVRKGLEKVVVTDKGEVEADEILMATGRKPNVDLNLKVAGVSLNDRGGVKVNDALQTSNPNVYAAGDVIGEPMLEAVAGREGSLAAENAITGSRKGIDFLSVPRAVFVQPNIASVGLREMDVPQAESRKVMMKDIAKGRIVNSRGFIKMVTQQGRVMGVSMVGENAADVINEAALAIKMRVTVDDLIDTIHLFPTMGEAIRIAAISFRGDVQRMSCCV; encoded by the coding sequence ATGAAGTTGGTCATACTAGGCTACGGAGCTGCAGGCTTTGCAGCCATGATAAAAGCTAACGAACTGGGAGTGAAGCCCGTTCTCATAGGTAGTGGTCCTTTAGGAGGCACATGTGTGAACGTGGGTTGCGTCCCATCTAAGACATTGCTCCACGAGGGAGAGATAGCAAAACAATGCGGTAAGAACGCGGACTTCTCCAAATCCATGGAGATCAAGAATAACATAGTAGAGGAGATGAGGAAGAAGAAATACGAGGACGTGCTGTCCTCCTATGACGTGGAGCTAGTGGAAGGCAAAGCTCATTTCATTTCCCCTAAAGCAGTGAAGGTAGGGGACAAAGTTGTGGAAGGCGACAAATTCATCATAGCAACTGGTTCATCTCCTTCAATTCCAGACATCCCCGGTTTGAGGGAAGTAGGATTCTGGACTAACGTTGAGGCTCTCTCATCAAGGAAAGTTAACTCTTTGATCGTGGTAGGAGGAAGAGCTCTTGGCGTAGAGTTTGCTCAGATGTACGCCAGAATGGGTATAGACGTTGCTTTGCTGCAGAGAAGTCCAGTGCTTCTACCTGACTGGGAACCTGAAGTGTCAATCGAAGCTAGGAATATTTTAGAAGACGACGGTGTAGTTGTAGCTACTAACGTCAGGGTGAAGGAAGTGAGGAAAGGGTTAGAGAAGGTAGTGGTGACTGATAAGGGTGAGGTAGAAGCTGACGAGATACTCATGGCTACTGGAAGGAAACCTAATGTCGATCTTAACCTTAAAGTTGCAGGCGTGTCGCTAAATGATAGGGGAGGTGTGAAGGTGAACGACGCTCTTCAAACATCAAATCCTAACGTTTATGCCGCAGGTGACGTAATAGGTGAACCAATGCTGGAGGCCGTAGCTGGGAGGGAAGGTTCCTTAGCAGCGGAGAACGCGATCACAGGGTCCAGAAAGGGAATAGATTTCCTCAGCGTTCCGAGAGCAGTCTTCGTCCAACCTAACATAGCCAGCGTCGGACTCAGGGAAATGGATGTTCCTCAGGCTGAGAGCAGAAAAGTTATGATGAAGGACATTGCAAAAGGTAGGATTGTAAACAGTAGAGGGTTCATAAAGATGGTAACCCAACAAGGAAGAGTAATGGGAGTATCTATGGTAGGTGAGAATGCCGCTGACGTAATAAACGAGGCTGCATTAGCAATCAAGATGAGGGTAACCGTAGATGATTTAATAGATACTATACATCTGTTCCCTACAATGGGTGAGGCGATCAGAATAGCTGCAATTTCATTCAGAGGAGATGTACAGAGAATGAGCTGTTGTGTCTAA
- a CDS encoding TRASH domain-containing protein has product MKLNLRIEKEDENKCEYCGKPLTPENVYSREMKGKVHYFCCSHCADAFEKKENESHCC; this is encoded by the coding sequence ATGAAATTGAACCTTAGAATAGAGAAAGAAGATGAAAATAAGTGTGAATATTGCGGGAAACCTCTAACTCCAGAGAACGTGTACTCTAGAGAAATGAAAGGTAAGGTACACTACTTCTGCTGTTCTCATTGTGCAGATGCTTTTGAGAAAAAAGAGAACGAGTCACATTGTTGTTAG